A portion of the Flavobacterium magnum genome contains these proteins:
- a CDS encoding TetR/AcrR family transcriptional regulator: MARSVEFNEAETIEKAMNVFWEKGYHGTSMQDLVEAMQINRSSLYNTIGDKHCLFLKCISTYAEAGMAEVKAKVARETSALQALINIIRDKAAWVVDCEKGCLGVKTIFEIAPEDAQVRNLLNKNNEMYLEFLTELVQRAIDDGELDRSEDAAIVAEYILTTFTGWKQAYILHRNPIAIRKMSEFLIKSITK; the protein is encoded by the coding sequence ATGGCACGCAGTGTAGAATTTAATGAAGCTGAAACGATCGAGAAGGCGATGAACGTCTTCTGGGAGAAAGGCTATCATGGCACGTCGATGCAGGATCTGGTGGAGGCGATGCAGATCAATCGCAGCAGTTTGTACAACACAATTGGTGACAAGCATTGCCTGTTCCTGAAATGCATCAGTACGTATGCTGAGGCGGGCATGGCGGAAGTGAAAGCGAAAGTGGCGCGTGAGACCTCGGCACTTCAGGCCCTGATCAACATCATCCGCGATAAGGCTGCCTGGGTGGTCGATTGTGAGAAAGGCTGTCTGGGTGTCAAGACGATTTTCGAGATAGCGCCCGAAGATGCGCAGGTGCGTAACCTGTTGAATAAGAATAACGAGATGTATCTTGAGTTCCTGACCGAACTCGTGCAAAGGGCGATTGATGACGGGGAGCTCGACCGGTCTGAAGATGCGGCCATCGTGGCGGAATACATCCTGACGACTTTTACCGGATGGAAGCAGGCATACATACTGCATCGCAACCCGATTGCCATCAGGAAGATGTCGGAGTTCCTGATAAAAAGCATTACGAAATAA
- a CDS encoding efflux RND transporter periplasmic adaptor subunit: MKVVISFSLMALILMGCANKNEGAPTAPPANLPVMDVAYQSASTETEFPVAIQGKNDVEIRPQVNGTLDRIYVDEGAYVNQGAALFKINDNTYRQQLNNAVAGLNAAEAALVNAQLEVEKLTPLTQNKVVSEYQLKTAKANVGIAKANVAAGRAAVAAAQINLDYTLVKAPVSGYIGRLPKKQGSLISTADPEALTRLSDTKEVYAYFSLGENEFINFKSTYGGATLNEKLKSLPPVSLVLSDESVYPQTGKIDMVDGQFDKTTGAITLRAKFPNAGGLLRSGNTGKVRISLAHDSSIVIPQDATVEIQDKLYVFVVDKKNAVARQPISISGKSGTNYLVKDGIKTGDRIVLKGFENLPDGAVINPESPKKVASKI, from the coding sequence ATGAAAGTAGTGATTTCTTTTAGCCTGATGGCTTTAATCCTGATGGGGTGTGCCAATAAAAACGAAGGCGCCCCAACCGCCCCTCCGGCGAACCTGCCCGTGATGGACGTAGCCTACCAGTCGGCTTCGACTGAAACGGAGTTTCCTGTAGCCATACAGGGCAAGAACGATGTCGAAATCCGTCCGCAGGTCAACGGCACGCTCGACAGGATTTACGTAGATGAAGGCGCTTACGTGAACCAGGGTGCCGCGCTGTTCAAAATCAACGACAACACCTACCGCCAGCAACTCAACAACGCGGTCGCAGGACTGAATGCTGCCGAAGCCGCCTTGGTCAATGCCCAGCTTGAAGTGGAAAAGCTCACGCCGCTCACGCAAAACAAGGTAGTGTCTGAGTACCAGCTTAAAACGGCCAAAGCCAATGTAGGCATTGCCAAAGCCAACGTGGCCGCAGGAAGGGCCGCCGTCGCCGCAGCGCAGATCAATCTCGATTATACGCTGGTCAAGGCACCGGTGAGCGGATACATCGGGCGGTTGCCCAAGAAACAGGGAAGCCTGATCAGTACCGCCGATCCTGAGGCGCTGACAAGGCTTTCGGATACAAAAGAAGTGTATGCGTATTTCTCGTTGGGTGAAAATGAGTTTATCAATTTTAAATCCACCTATGGGGGGGCGACCCTTAATGAAAAATTGAAAAGCCTGCCGCCGGTCTCGCTGGTGCTGTCCGATGAGTCGGTGTATCCGCAGACTGGAAAAATAGACATGGTCGACGGACAGTTTGATAAGACTACCGGTGCCATTACTTTGCGGGCCAAATTTCCCAATGCCGGCGGGCTGCTGCGGTCCGGAAACACCGGTAAGGTGAGGATCAGCCTGGCACATGACAGCTCAATCGTAATTCCTCAGGATGCTACGGTGGAGATCCAGGACAAGCTCTACGTATTCGTCGTCGATAAGAAGAATGCGGTGGCGCGGCAGCCCATCAGCATTTCAGGGAAAAGCGGCACCAATTACCTTGTAAAAGATGGCATCAAGACCGGCGACAGGATTGTGCTCAAAGGTTTCGAAAACCTGCCTGACGGCGCCGTCATCAATCCGGAAAGTCCGAAAAAAGTAGCATCCAAAATATAA